One Desmodus rotundus isolate HL8 chromosome 4, HLdesRot8A.1, whole genome shotgun sequence DNA segment encodes these proteins:
- the LOC112305377 gene encoding LIM domain and actin-binding protein 1-like — translation MHKGPMDKAKGGSNRGVDRNFKTSVAETGSEVTYRVWGVVSKQSSSTNYTNELRANGSEIKIHKLEQKENEPPGPEVCVSHQDGEKVSATENSLAARSPTTKADFYNSQVKSEIQQPVHPKPLSPDARASSLPESSPPKAVKKFQAPARETCVECQQTVYPMERLLANQQVFHISCFGCSYCNNKLSLGMYASLHGRIYCKPHFNQLFKSKGNYDEGFRYRPHKDLWATKNENEETLEKPAQLPNAGETPQSPGVEYAPIAKVGVLTASMEAMASSRPEKENKPAETKKLRIAWEVVFRDHNLGIKGVHYYNVDLYFSDFFFLL, via the coding sequence GGTTGATAGGAATTTTAAAACTAGTGTCGCAGAAACAGGATCAGAAGTGACATATAGGGTTTGGGGGGTTGTGTCCAAACAAAGCAGCTCTACCAACTATACAAATGAACTGAGAGCCAATGGCAGTGAAATCAAAATTCACAAGTTGGAGCAAAAGGAGAATGAACCCCCGGGTCCTGAGGTCTGTGTCTCCCATCAAGATGGAGAAAAGGTTTCTGCAACTGAGAATAGCCTGGCAGCCCGTTCCCCCACTACTAAAGCTGACTTCTATAACTCCCAGGTTAAGAGTGAGATCCAGCAACCTGTCCATCCCAAGCCACTAAGTCCAGATGCCAGAGCCTCCAGCCTTCCTGAAAGTTCTCCTCCTAAAGCAGTGAAGAAGTTTCAGGCACCTGCAAGAGAGACCTGTGTGGAATGTCAGCAAACAGTCTACCCGATGGAGCGTCTCTTGGCCAACCAGCAAGTGTTTCACATCAGCTGCTTTGGTTGCTCCTATTGCAACAACAAACTTAGTCTAGGAATGTATGCATCATTACATGGGAGAATCTATTGCAAGCCTCACTTCAATCAACTCTTTAAATCTAAAGGGAACTATGATGAAGGCTTTAGGTACAGACCACACAAGGATCTGTGGGcaaccaaaaatgaaaatgaagagacacTGGAGAAACCAGCCCAGCTTCCAAATGCAGGGGAGACGCCTCAGAGCCCAGGAGTAGAATATGCCCCTATTGCTAAGGTAGGTGTGCTGACCGCAAGTATGGAAGCAATGGCGTCCTCTCggccagagaaagaaaacaagccaGCTGAAACTAAGAAGTTAAGGATCGCCTGGGAAGTAGTATTTAGAGACCACAATCTGGGCATTAAGGGTGTTCATTATTACAATGTTGATCTTTATTTctcggattttttttttcttttgtga